The Magnolia sinica isolate HGM2019 chromosome 9, MsV1, whole genome shotgun sequence genome contains a region encoding:
- the LOC131255375 gene encoding aspartyl protease family protein At5g10770-like, with protein sequence MVVMAAINSKNQSSNPAYSSTYVSLSCNSVECSQLNLPTRRSSSSTCAYLNRYGDGSQSIGFLSGDTLTLSSSHIFLNFQFGCGQQNEGLLGRTAGLLRLGRDSVSLVSQTANRYGRVFSHCLPSSANSPGHLTFGANTIPSGAKFTPLPADQNSQSFYFLILIGISVSGKPLPIPSSMFSSRGSVIGSGTVITRLPSSAYRRLRSAFQKEMSNYTSATSPSSVLETCYELDGGETLSVPSIMMHFEGDVDVNVDYYGIIYQETETVDEDDFTIIGNSQQLMLDVRIEKGYNGEQYSRRYDIGDGKGYKSKTSFWI encoded by the coding sequence ATGGTGGTGATGGCTGCTATCAACAGCAAGAACCAATCTTCAAACCCTGCTTACTCATCTACCTATGTCAGCCTCTCATGCAACTCAGTCGAGTGCTCTCAGCTCAATCTCCCAACAAgacgctcctcatcatctacctgcGCCTACCTCAATCGCTACGGTGACGGTTCTCAATCCATTGGCTTCCTCTCCGGTGATACACTGACGCTCTCCTCCTCCCACATCTTCCTCAACTTCCAGTTCGGGTGTGGTCAGCAGAACGAGGGCCTGCTTGGCAGGACAGCTGGATTGCTCAGGCTCGGCCGTGATTCCGTTTCTTTAGTTTCTCAAACAGCAAACCGGTACGGTCGTGTTTTTTCTCACTGCCTTCCGTCTTCAGCGAATTCGCCCGGACACTTGACTTTCGGCGCAAACACCATCCCTTCCGGTGCAAAATTCACGCCACTGCCGGCGGATCAGAACAGCCAGTCATTCTATTTCCTCATCTTGATTGGAATAAGCGTTTCAGGAAAGCCGCTGCCAATACCGTCATCGATGTTCTCATCACGTGGCAGCGTCATCGGTTCAGGAACCGTCATCACCCGACTACCTTCATCGGCCTATCGTAGGCTGAGGTCAGCATTCCAGAAGGAGATGTCAAATTACACGTCGGCTACTTCTCCATCGTCCGTACTTGAAACTTGCTATGAGTTGGATGGGGGCGAAACTCTATCGGTTCCTTCGATAATGATGCATTTTGAAggggatgtggatgtgaatgtggaCTACTATGGGATTATTTACCAGGAGACTGAGACGGTAGATGAGGACGACTTCACGATCATTGGAAATAGCCAGCAACTGATGTTGGATGTG